Genomic window (Aquimarina sp. BL5):
AAGTAATTTGAATATGTAAAATACTTAAATTATCACAACTAATTCAAAAACTTATCAAACAACATCTTTTTTAGAAACTATGAATTCATCAATTTTGAATTAATAGTTTAACTAGTAATAAAATAGATTTCTAAAATCTTGTTAAATATTATACCTATGTAGACAAGTATCAAATTTGTTATCATTTATTTCGCGATATTTTGTAAAAATAATTATACTTTTAACTACATTTAGAAAAAATAATCATACATCACATGAAAGAGAAATCAGGAAAAATCCAAGATATAATAGATAAGAAATTTTTAGAAGAGCGTAGTGTTTTTTTATGGGGTCAAGTTGACGACAAATCAGCTAAGCACGTAATTGATAGGTTGATGTATCTGGATACGATTAACAATGAAGAAATAAAACTATACATTAATAGTCCTGGCGGTTATGTAACATCTGGATTTGCTATGTATGATACTATTAAAGCTCTAAAAAGTCCTGTCTCTACTATCTGCACAGGTTTAGCTGCATCTATGGGATCTATTCTGTTAAGTGTTGGCGAAAAAGGACGTAGATTTATCCAACCTCACGCTAAAGTAATGATACACCAACCTAGTGGTGGAGCTAGAGGTCAAGCTTCTAATATAGAAATTCAAGCTACAGAAATTTTGAAAACTAAAGAATTAAGTGCTCAAATTCTAGCAGACAATTGTGGGCAAGAAATTGAGAAGGTATTAAAAGATTTCAATCGTGATTACTGGATGGATGCTCAAGAATCCATAGAATATGGTATTGTTGATGGAGTTCTCTCCTAATCACAAAATATTTTATTACTAAACCTTCTTTTTTTAAGATTAAAAACACACCGCAGGACATCAATAATAGGATGTATTACTGCGGTGTCTCATTTTATTTTCTTAAATTACAGATACGTTTATAAGCTTTAGGGATCACTCTTTCTGATTCAAAAAGATAAATTTGTTACTAATGCAAAGAAAAAAATTTATTCAAGTAAGTGCTATGGGACTGGTAGGATTATCTTCTATATCATTTACCGATTTTCAGTCGCAATATACAAAAGGTGATCTTATGGGAAAAGGAAATCCTAAACTTGTAGGCGAAGGACATAAACTACGAAAAAAAGCACATCAAGCTTTTTTAAAAATGAAAAGTGCAGCCTTAGCGCAAGGTATTAAACTTAAAGTAGTTTCTAGCTATAGGGACTATGAGCATCAAAATCGTATTTGGGAACGCAAATATGAAAGATATACTGCGAGTGGATTATCCCCGATAAAAGCGATCCACAAAATAATTGAGTACTCTACCATTCCTGGTACTTCTCGTCATCATTGGGGTACAGATATGGATATTGTAGATGGGAGTGTTAAACAACCTAAAAATGTGCTTTTAGAAAAACACTTTCATAATGAAGGACCTTTTACCAGATTTAAGACATGGATGGATCACAACGCCAATGATTTTGGCTTCTATCTTGTTTATACCAATAAAAAAGGTAGGAAAGGATTTAAATATGAGCCTTGGCATTACTCCTACGCCCCGTCATCAGTACCTATGCTTAAAGAATTTAAAAAACTCGATATTAAATCTGAATTGCAAAAGACGGTATTAATGGGCAGCTCTAATTTTACTTCAGAATTTATACAACAATATATGGATCAAAACGTATTAGACATTAATCCTAAATTATTGTAATATATACTAAAATCAGTTTCTCTAAGTTATAATATGAAAGTCCAATATCTTATGAAAAGCATTTTAAGATTTTTATATATAACACTGATTATAATAACAATAGCCTCCTGTTCTTCTGAAGATGATGCAGGAATTACAGATGTAGAAACAAGTGAACTCACTAATGAAACCAATATTTCTGATGCCATATTAACACTTGTCAATCAACATCGCGAAGGTTTAGGCTTATCCGTCTTATCCAAAAACGGAACAGCAGAACAATTAGCTATTGATCACACCAAATATATGATTTCCGTAAACGAGATCAATCATGATAATTTTAATCAAAGAGGAAATGCTCTAAGCGATCAAGAGAATGCAACAGGAACGGCAGAAAATGTAGCGAGATTTTATACGGATGCACAAAGTGTTGTAAATGGATGGCTTAATAGTCCTGGACATAAGGAAAATATAGAAGGTAATTATATGTATACTGGTATTTCTGCAATAAAAGATCAAGATGGCAGGTACTATTATACCCAACTTTTTTATCGTTAACCATGCATCAACTATGCTAGTTAGCACTATTCGTGTTCCATAGTCCGAACACAACACCTCTAGTAGTTGCTTACCAAAAATGTTATTTGCATTTATTGGTAAGCAACTTTTATATTTAGTAACTTTAGGTATCCAAAAAAACATTTACATTAATTAAAATATAACTCCATGAGACGTGGTGGATTAAAAATAAGAATATTAATAGGGCTTGCTATTGTGGCTTTTGCTTTCTTTAAGAAGTGCAACAACAAAACTCTTAATGAGTATACAAATAGAATCCAAAATATAAACATGACCGCCGATCAGGAGATAGCAATAGGGCTTCAGAGTGAACCGGAGATAACCAGACAACATGGTGGTCTTTATCCAGATCAAAAACTTCAAAATTATGTAGATAATGTTGGAAACAAGCTTATCGCTAATACGATGGCGAGACAGTCACCTTACCAATATGAATTTCATCTTTTGGCAGACCCTAACACCATTAATGCATTTGCACTACCAGGAGGTCAAATATTTATAACCTTTGCACTTTATTCCCAATTACAGAATGAGGATCAATTAGCGGGAGTTTTGGGTCATGAAATTGGGCATGTATTAGGCAGGCATTCTGCAGAACGAATTGCGGAACATGAATTTTGGAAAACTATTTCTACAGGAGCTTCTGTTGGTGCAGATGCTGGAGGACTCGTAAGTGGAATAGGACAAAATGTACTTTTAGGTAATGGTAGAGATGATGAATTAGAGAGTGACAAATTAGGCGTTTTGTTTATGATCAATTCTGGTTATAATCCACAGGAAATGATTGGTGTTATGCAAATTCTAAAAAATGCAGCTGGTCCTAACCGTACTCCAGAATTTCAAAGTACGCATCCAGATCCTGATAATCGTATCGAAAAAATTCAGGAAGCTATAGAAGAATATAGTGGACAATAAAAAACTTCGCTTAGAATGTTTCTAAGCGAAGTTTTATTGATGTTCAATTTTTTAAAATGCTAGGACAATTCTTTGAGAATAGCTATTGCATCTTTAGCATTTGATAACTTAGCAAATTTCATTGCCGTATACCCCTTGCTATCTCTAGTCTTAACCTTTGCTCCTTTTGCTACCAATAATTTAATGATATCCGCTCTATTATATCGTGCAGCGTACATTAATGGTGTTTTCCCGTCTGATTGCTTGTTTACGTCGCTTCCCAGCTCTATCATCTTTTTTACAGTTTCTAGATCTCCTTTTACGATTGCCATGCAAAAAGCGCTTAATTTATAAGTTGTTAGTTCGTAATTATGACTATCTGTAGTCATTGGTTCTTCTGAAGCAAAGCTTACAGATGTGATGAATAAGATCATCAATGCGGTTACAATTGTTTTTTTCATGATGTTTTGAATTTATTAAATTATGTTTAATACGTTTGATTAATTACATGACTTCGTAAACGCATATTTTGTTACACTTAAAAATATAAATAACAGAATTTTAACCTGTTCATAACAAAATATTCTGATAATGTTTTAAAAAAATTAACAAACCAAAATCCTGCAATACTTTTTGTAAATAAAATGAGTACCAAAATTAAATTTTACCTCCTTCTTTCTAGTTAACAAAGAATTAAGTTATCATCATTAAAATGTAGTTAATTATAAGAATTACTTATTTTAAACCCTGACAATTAAAGCCCATTAATAGTTCTTCAAAAAAATATACAAATAAGCAATGATACTTCATTAAAATTAGCAAGAGACAATTCTTGTTTTTTTGGGCGCTTCTAATCTATATTGTAATTTAGCTTCTTGTTATGCTTTTCAATAGTCACTAACTCGAGATGATTGAGAAACATCAAATCACATAAAAAAAATGAACAAAAAAGTAATCTTAATGATTCTGGATGGATGGGGAACATCTCCAGATCCTAAAGTTTCTGCTATAGATCATGCTGAAACACCATTTATTGACAGTTTATACACAAAATATCCAAACGCAGCTTTAAGAACTGATGGTCTTCATGTAGGTCTTCCTGATGGGCAAATGGGAAATAGTGAAGTAGGTCACATGAATCTGGGAGCAGGGAGAATAGTATATCAGGATTTAGCGAAAATTAACCTAGCTATCAAAAATGATACATTGAAAAATGAACAAATACTAACCGATGCACTTAGTTATGCAAAGGAAAATAATAAGAATGTTCATCTATTAGGATTAGTAAGTGATGGTGGAGTACATTCTCATATTAATCATATAAAAGGATTATTAGACGTAGCGAATTCTAAGGGATTAGAAAATGTATTTTTACACGCTTTTACCGATGGTCGAGATGTAGATCCAAAATCAGGAATACATCATATAGCAGCCATTCAAAAACATATGGCTGAATCTACAGGTAAATTAGCCTCTATAGTAGGAAGATATTATGCGATGGATCGTGATAAACGATGGGAACGTGTGCAACTAGCGTATGATCTTATCGTTAACGGAAATGGAGAACCCAGTACTAATGCCATTGAGAGTATCCAAAAAAACTATGATAATAACATCACCGATGAATTCATAAAACCAATAGTTATAGAAGAAAATGGATCTCCTGTAGCTACAATTAAGGATAATGATGTAGTTATATTCTTTAATTTTAGAACGGATCGAGGTCGAGAGCTTACAGAAATGTTATCTCAATCGGATATGCATGAATACAACACTCATAAATTACCACTGTATTATGTAACAATGACTAATTATGATGAGAATTTTGATGGAATCCATGTAATCTATGATAAAGATAACATTACTGAAACCTTAGGAGAAGTATTATCTAAAGCTGGCAAAAAACAAATTCGTATTGCAGAAACCGAAAAATATCCACACGTTACCTTTTTCTTTTCTGGTGGACAAGAAGAACCTTTTGAAGGTGAGTCCAGAATTCTTAGAAATTCTCCAAAAGTAGCCACCTACGATCTTAAACCAGAGATGAGTGCCTATGAATTAAAAGATGCTCTTATACCCGAATTACAAAAAGGAGAAACTGATTTTGTATGCTTAAACTTTGCCAATGGTGATATGGTAGGTCATACTGGAGTTATGGAAGCAGCTATCAAAGCTTGTGAAGCAGTAGATGAATGTGTTAAGGATGTAGTAACGACGGGATTAGAAAACGGATATAGCACAATATTAATTGCAGATCATGGGAATTGCGAGACAATGATTAATCCTGATGGATCTCCCAATACAGCTCATACAACGAACCCTGTTCCGATGATCTTCATTGACAATGATCAAATACAAATTAAAGATGGAGTACTTGGGGATATTGCACCTACAATTCTAGAACTTATTGGAGTAGATCAACCTACTGCAATGACTCAAAAGTCGTTAATTAAGTAAATTATTAAGTATCTGAAGTTATATGGCAGTCACACATCTAGTGTGGCTGCTTTTTTTATATCAAAATTTCATTTTAGTATATTTAACATTTTATTATAATAATATATTAATAATACACGCAGCGGAATCCTACATTCTCAGTTATAATTTATGAGAGTAAGCACTAACCCTTATTCATGAATAAAGAAGAACAAGACAGACTGGTTAAAGCCTGTAAAAAGAATAACCGGGATGCCATGGAAAAAATGTATAACGTCTATATGCCCAGGATGCTTTCGGTAAGTTTTCGCTATTGCAAAAATCAATCTGATGCAGAGGATATAGTGCAGGATGCCTTCATCAAAGTTTTTAAAAATATTAAAAAGTATAAACATAATGGAACATTAGGAAGTTGGATAGAAAGAATCGTTGTGAATAGTGCAATTGATCACTGGCATAAAATGAAAAAGACTGTTTTAATAGATAATTCAGAATTCATAGAAGAAAGTGATGTTCAGGAATTAGATGAAATTGAAAAAGATCAATTTTCAAAACAACTTTCTGCAGAAAAGTTAAGAACATTGATAAGTGATTTGCCTGAACAATATAGATACGTATTAAATTTATATGCTATTGAAGGCTATTCGCATAAAGAAATAGGAAAAATATTGAAGATTAAAGAGAGTACTTCTAGATCAAATTATACAAGAGCAAGGAAAAAACTTTTAGAAAACATGAGAGCTATCGGAATTGAAAAACACTAATTGCTATCTCTAAACGAGAACCAAATGAAAGAGGATAAAGACCTTTTAAAAGAGCTTTTGAACACAAAACTTAAAGATGATGTCATGGAATCGTCCAGACATAGCTTTGATAATATTTTTGATGCTGTACAAGAAAAATCAGATAATAAAAGTTCTTTTTTATGGTATACGATTGGTGTGATTGTCCTAATGCTTATTGGTGTCTTTACTTTGTATTATATCAAGAATAATCAAACCTCAAAAACGAACATAGAAGAAACAAGCAAAGAAATCCCTACTCAAAAAGAAAATCTCAACCTTGTAACAAATACTACCGATACAATATCCCACGAAAAAGAAGATACTAATATCCTTATAACAGAAAATGCTACAACAGAGGATATAAATGAATCAAAAAAAGATATAATTGATAAACCGATAGATGTAACTACGTTAGAACCAGAAGATGAAATTATTGAAAAAGGAGTCATTACGGTTACCTATACAGCTTCGGATAAATACGCCTCTACCGAACACACCAAATACAATAAGCTTCCAGACTCCAGTACTATTGTAGTTAGAAAAAACAGTAAAGTAAATTTTACTGCTACGAAACAAGGGTTTCGAAGAGCTGACATTACAGGAACAGTATTTTTAAATATTAAGAGTGATACATCTAAACCATTTATACTGTTCGGGAAATATTCTAAAACACAAATTACAGGTAATTCTTTTGCCATCCATTCTGATACTAAAGGAGATCTATTGACTCTTATTGACGGAACTGCTAAAGTGGTTCACAACAGCACCAAAGAAGTTAGGAATTTAACTCCTGGAGAAAGTCTTAGAATCGATCAAAATGGTATTTCTTCATTAAAAAGACCTTCAAATCGATTCGCCTGGAAAACAGGTATGTTAGATTATCAAGATACAAGTATTGACCAAATCATTAAAGATCTTGGAGAGAATTATGATGCTAAAATCCTACTAAAAAATGCAGATATTCTTAAATGTACGTACTCAGGATCTTTTGAAAAAGCTACGACTATAAAAGTATTAAACAGATTAGCCAAATCCCTAAAATTGAAGATATCAAAAAAGGATAGTATACACGTTATTACTGGAAAAGGTTGTAATAAATAATAATGACCTAAATTTCATTCTTCAAAAAACACATCAAATTGATTGAGATTCTAATCAGGATTTTGTTTCTAAATCCTGTGCATAAATATAAAACTCCTATTAATTGAGGCAATCGGATACCTGAATCAGAGTTAATATCAATAGAAGAGCTATAATTTTATATTAGAGTTTATAGAAAATACAATTTATATTTTTACTTCCCCCAGAAAAGAATAGGACCTATCTATTTAATCAAGAGCAATGAATAGATTCTTACATTTATAACCATTAACATTGAAGTGATTTAATCCTAATAAGAAAGGTTTTTCATACTTATACAAAGACTCTATCTTATACAAATAATAGTATAGAACCTCTTGAAGAAAATGATTTGAAATCTAAAAAAAATGCATAAAAAAAACCGTCTGTAAGTAGGTTTACAAACGGTTTTTACATTTAACTAAACTATTTATTATAAATCAAAAACAATAGATTCTCCATTATCACCTGTTAATATAACTTCTTTATCACAAGCTCCATCTCCAAAATCAATATTAAAGTTGATACCAAAACTGCTAGAAAAATCTAACGATCCTTGAACAGGATATTTTAAAAAATTATATCTATTAAAACAAGCTACTTTATAAACCAATGGCGCACCATCAACAGACTCTGATTTCATAAAAAATGCCTCAGTAATTCCCTCTACTGATGATGATTCTTGTAGTGTAATGACTTCTTCCGAAGTAAATCGGTTCTCAAATGCAAAGTTTCTATTAGCTGTATAACGATAAGAATTCCCATTAGGTTCAGTAATAACTCCATCTATAACAACATCAAACACCTTTATCGTTTCTGTACTTAAAGCTTCATTTTGTTCAGCTACTCTATAACCATCAAACATATGACCATCATTTCCTCTTACATTTTTGAATATGGTAGAATCTTTCCACTTCTGATTAAATACTCCTGCCACATAATATTCTAGTTTACCCGTCCAATCATCAAACTGACATTGTTCTTCCGTATAATTAAGAATCATCTTACTGTAATAGTCATATTCCTCAAAACCTGGCAATGGGTTTTCCTGGTTAGAAACTAACAACTCGACAGAAACACAACTTTCCTGAAAACTTTTTGATGAACTTTGAACATCTTCAAAAGCCTTCTCTGAAATTATATCAAAACTATCCATAGCACCATCTAGGCTATTAAATATCTCAAAGTTTTCCTTATCACTATTCTGAATAGATACATTGTCATCCATATCCTCTACGGTACAACTTGCTATTAATCCTAAAGTTACTGTACAAATCAAAAATTTTCTCATGGTTTACTTTTTTTAAATGAATATTATATTGGGTTTTCTATCTATTAAACTTGAAAAAATAAAAACGCTGCGTAATTTTTTTATTTTTTTTTAAAATCCATAACCATGTTTTTAAATTATCCTCAATATAACTGGGCTTAACAACTATAAAAAAAATTACGAGGGTGTCTGAAAAGTATTATAAATTCTGGATTGTCAGTCTGAGCTTGTCGAAGACATTTTGAAAATCAAGACATTAAAAACTTCGACAGGCTCAGTTTGACAGGAATACAATACTTTTCAGACGCCTCCTCTTTTTTACATGAATTTCATCATGAATTTTACTAAAAAGGGTTCTAAATTAGTAGATATGGAATTTTCAAAACACGGTTTCACTAATAATATTCTTTGTAAATTTGCCTTCCCATAATTAGGAGTACTATGATTATCGTTAAAACACGTGAAGAAATAGAATTAATGCGCGAAAGTGCACTCATTGTCTCTAAGACATTAGGTATGCTAGCTACCGAAGTAAAACCAGGAGTAACTACCTTACAACTAGATAAGTTAGCCGAAGAGTTTATAAGAGATCACGGTGCTATTCCGGGGTTTTTAGGGTTATATGATTTTCCTAATACTCTATGTATGAGTCCTAATGAACAGGTAGTACACGGTATTCCCAATAATACTCCATTAGAAGAAGGTGATATTATATCTATAGATTGTGGCGCGATCAAAAATGAATTCTATGGAGATCACGCATATACTTTTCCTGTGGGAGAAGTATCTCCAGAAGTTGAGCGATTATTAAAGATTACTAAAGAGTCTCTATATAAAGGCATTGCAGAATTAAAAGTTGGAAAACGCGTAGGTGATGTAGGATATGCGATCCAGAAATTTACAGAAGAAGCTGGATACGGAGTGGTTAGAGAACTTGTAGGACACGGTTTAGGTCGTAAAATGCACGAAGATCCAGAAATGCCCAATTATGGTCGCCGTGGAAGAGGCAAAAAATTTATTGAAGGAATGGTAGTCGCTATAGAACCTATGACTAATATGGGTACGCATCGTATCAAACAACTTAGAGATGGATGGACCATTCTTACTGCAGATGGTAAGCCAAGTGCTCATTTCGAACATGATGTTGCTATTATAGATGGAAAACCAGAAATTCTTTCTACGTTTAAATACATCTATCAGGCATTAGGTATTGAATCCGATGAAGAAGATGCTTTTAGACAAGAATTATTAGCCGTTTAAGTTTTTTCTTATAATGAAAAAACTCTTTAAACTTATACTAAATACCATCCCAAGACCACTGCTAATTCGTTTGAGTTATGTGGTAAGACCGTTAATTTCATTTTTCTTAAGAGGAAGTAAATATATAGATCCAATCGATGGAAAAGGTTTTTCGAAATTTTTACCATATGGCTATGGTACCCAAAGAGACAATGTACTTTCTCCCTCTACCCTTTCTTTAGAAAGACACCGATTACTTTGGTTATACCTCCAAAATGAAACTAGTTTTTTTACAGCGAAAGCTAAAGTTTTGCATTTTGCACCAGAACAAGCTTTTTATAAAAGGTTTAGAAACTTAAAAAAATTAGACTATACTACTACAGATCTTATCTCTCCATTAGCAGATGTGAAAGCTGACATTTGTAATCTTCCATTTCCAACCAATGAATATGACATCATATTTTGTAATCATGTTTTAGAGCACATTCCGGATGATACGAAAGCTATGCAAGAGCTCCTAAGAGTTCTTAAACCTGGCGGAATGGCAATCTTACAAATTCCTCAAGATCTCAGCAGAACAACTACTTTTGAAGATAATAGTATTACAGATCCAAAAGAACGTGCTAAAATTTTTGGTCAATACGATCATGTACGAGTATATGGAAGAGATTACTTCGATAAACTACGATCTATAGGTTTCCAAGTGAACGAAGTTGATTATACTAATGATCTTTCTAAAGAAGAAGTGACTAAATATTGCCTTGCTCCGGGAGAAATACTTCCGGTATGTTATAAGCCATAAATCCAACTTCTTATAATCTATTAATTGTCAAGAAACTTCTTTACTTATAACCTCAGGCTTTGATATAAACATCAATTCTGAGAACAATGAATCGTTTTCGATCATTTCTAGTAATTGCTTTTTACTCTCGAACTTCTTTTTCCTAACATATCCCTCAGAATGACCAGTTATCAAACCTATTTCCCTCATACTTTTTCCTTCTAAAAACAAGCTTAATATTTGTTTACATTTACAATTCAGATTTACAAAGTGCTTTCTAAACAATTTTTCCCTTTCGCTTTGTTCTATCTCATTTATAATATCCGTACTATCCTCCAACTTTAAATCATCAACATTATTACCACATGATATCTTACTCTTTTTTCTTAATCTGGTTCTCCATATATTTTTACAAACCCCATAAAAATAGGTGTGTATTGAACAATTTATAACCAGAGAATCGGATTTTAGTTTTTGATATAATATAATAAGTGCATCCTGAAATATATCTTCAGAATCTCTTTCAGTACCTGAATTCTTAATTATAAAACTATTAATTACAGTAAAATTCCTTTCATAAAACTCCTTTAATACCTTTTCATTCCCTTTTACAATTCCGTTAAAAATTTTGATCTCATCATTGTACCCCATATTGATGATTTGAGTGTTAGTTAGTTGTTTGCCCTACATAATATCTGTAGCAAATTTTATTCCATTGTTACATGAGAAATTATAACATTTTAAAAACATCATAATTCAATAAAACCCCTGATATCAAGTATTCGATAATGAAGTTAATTATGAATTAAAAAACTTAAAAGTATAAATTAGGGAACCCCTACTTTTAATGAGTAAAAATGATTTTACAAAAAGACAATAAACCAATTCGATACATGCATATAAGATATTCAATGGAAAATAGATTTTAAAGTTCCGAAGCAAGCTTCGAGGTATTAAAACTAAGATACCGCTGAAAAAGCGGAATTATTTCAGTTATCTATTTTTGAATGTGTTGCTAAGCAACTTTCATTTCACAAATAAAATAGATTTTCACATCAATATGAGTATTGGGTTATTAGTTTCCTTCTACATGCATACTAGATTTTCTGAACCATATTTTTTATTCAACCTGTAATATTACATTTCAATATGAATTAGCGACGATTCAGGGATAAAGTTATTTTATGTTCTTCTCAATAGTAGGAAATTGAGCTCATCAAACAATCAATTCATCATTTAAAAACCGAACAAATATGACTCCGACTGATGTTTTTTCTTTTGCCAATATGATCGCTATGCCTATGTGGATCTTAATGGTTTTGCTTCCAAAATGGAAAGTAACTCGATTTCTAATTGATTTTAAAATAGTCCCCTTACTATTATCCATAGTATACGCTATTTATATTTTTCTAGCTATGCAAATAGGCGGAGGAATGGATTTTGGCAGTTTAAGTTCGGTTATGGAATTATTTACCGAAGAAAATGCTGTACTCGCTGGCTGGGTACATTATCTAGCTTTTGACCTCCTTGTTGGAATGTGGATACTAGATCAAAATAAAAAATTAGGAATTCATCAATTATTAATCGCTCCTTGCCTTTTTGCCACATTTATGCTAGGGCCAATAGGTTTTCTACTTTTTATAATCATCAGAACAATTAAACTAAAAAAATAATGAAGTATCTAAGTGAAGTATTTCGTATCGTAAAAAAGGAAAGCCCTATTCTTTATTGGGCGGTACTAATCAATTTTATTACTGCGATTGTATGTATAACAGGACTTTTTATAGACGACAGAACCATAGCAGGAATTAATGTTTGGGTCAAACCTTTAAAATTTTCAATCTCTATAGCTATTTATACTTTGACCGTAGGGTATTTGACCACTTTATATCCGTACTCCAAAAGAAAGAAGAACATTATAAACAATATCGTTTCCTGTACATTATTATTAGAATTAGCAATTATTTTTTACCAAGCTTCTAGAGGTGTCCCTTCTCATTATAACGAGTCTACTCCCTTTGATGCTATACTATTTTTAGGAATGGGATTTTTCATTGGAATCAATGTATTGATCATGCTATTATTTATTTTTGATACAATACGATTGAAATTAGACACTACAAAATCTATTCAATATGCTATCTTAATGGGTTGGTTAATTTTATTTTTTGGTAGCTGGGTTGGTGGTCAGATGATAACCCAAATGACACACAATATTGGCTCTATTGATGAAGGAACTGGTCTCCCACTGGTAAATTGGAGTACAATAAGTGGAGATTTGAGGGTAGCTCATTTTTTCGGATTGCATGGGATACAAATAATT
Coding sequences:
- a CDS encoding ABA4-like family protein, which encodes MTPTDVFSFANMIAMPMWILMVLLPKWKVTRFLIDFKIVPLLLSIVYAIYIFLAMQIGGGMDFGSLSSVMELFTEENAVLAGWVHYLAFDLLVGMWILDQNKKLGIHQLLIAPCLFATFMLGPIGFLLFIIIRTIKLKK
- a CDS encoding RNA polymerase sigma factor codes for the protein MGYNDEIKIFNGIVKGNEKVLKEFYERNFTVINSFIIKNSGTERDSEDIFQDALIILYQKLKSDSLVINCSIHTYFYGVCKNIWRTRLRKKSKISCGNNVDDLKLEDSTDIINEIEQSEREKLFRKHFVNLNCKCKQILSLFLEGKSMREIGLITGHSEGYVRKKKFESKKQLLEMIENDSLFSELMFISKPEVISKEVS
- a CDS encoding class I SAM-dependent methyltransferase; protein product: MKKLFKLILNTIPRPLLIRLSYVVRPLISFFLRGSKYIDPIDGKGFSKFLPYGYGTQRDNVLSPSTLSLERHRLLWLYLQNETSFFTAKAKVLHFAPEQAFYKRFRNLKKLDYTTTDLISPLADVKADICNLPFPTNEYDIIFCNHVLEHIPDDTKAMQELLRVLKPGGMAILQIPQDLSRTTTFEDNSITDPKERAKIFGQYDHVRVYGRDYFDKLRSIGFQVNEVDYTNDLSKEEVTKYCLAPGEILPVCYKP